Proteins found in one Rhodobacter capsulatus SB 1003 genomic segment:
- a CDS encoding heme NO-binding domain-containing protein, with protein sequence MLGIVNKSIQAFLCKHHGSAVWREVADRLRLGPEGFEAMLTYADDTTEALLAVAEGLTGKTREQLLEDIGAEVAQTEPLRRLLRFGGPDYLEFLFSLDDLQGRAQMALPDLELPELTLQSEAQGRFTLLVRGRFPGWGAVMAGLMRAMADDYGALVLIDLLEPREGAERVQVELHFTTYHVARQFDLAAPEMGEAS encoded by the coding sequence ATGCTCGGCATCGTCAACAAATCCATTCAGGCTTTCCTGTGCAAGCACCACGGCAGCGCCGTCTGGCGCGAGGTGGCCGATCGTCTGCGCCTTGGCCCCGAGGGGTTCGAGGCGATGCTGACCTATGCCGATGACACGACCGAGGCGCTTTTGGCGGTGGCCGAGGGGCTGACCGGCAAGACGCGCGAGCAATTGCTGGAAGATATCGGCGCGGAAGTGGCGCAGACCGAACCGCTGCGGCGGCTGTTGCGCTTTGGCGGCCCGGATTATCTGGAATTCCTGTTTTCGCTTGATGATCTGCAGGGCCGCGCGCAGATGGCGCTGCCCGATCTGGAACTGCCGGAACTGACGCTGCAATCCGAGGCGCAGGGGCGGTTCACCCTGCTGGTGCGCGGCCGTTTTCCGGGCTGGGGCGCGGTGATGGCGGGGCTGATGCGGGCGATGGCCGATGATTACGGCGCCCTGGTGCTGATCGACCTGCTCGAGCCGCGCGAGGGGGCGGAACGGGTGCAGGTCGAGCTGCATTTCACCACCTATCATGTTGCGCGCCAGTTCGATCTGGCCGCCCCCGAGATGGGAGAGGCGTCATGA
- a CDS encoding DUF4153 domain-containing protein: protein MSSRVQFILIGMLGGFAFWGLFDRFEVLETWRLAVPALVGAGAFFFATLAMAADLGLRRAALAGGAIAAVAGGLVALKGLGFESGAQMLATGHLGGAMVALAVMPVPFALGWGLGGRAGLTDYRVLFTESWNIVVRYVSAGLFVATALLVLWLLGALLQLVGVTVLHDVLRDDLGLWLISGAVLGLAFSVVTELSDTVSPYLLLRLLRLLTPLVLGVVVVFVAALPLRGLGALFGEISAASALLATAIAAIGLISIVADEDDVEAAQGLILTLSARGLMALVPVLAGLAIWALALRIGQYGWTPERVAASALAFVVAGYGLGYLLALGLGGRWRAALRRVNVAMALAILALAVLWLSPGLSPEAIAVRSQLARFEAGRATVAQLPLWEMKHDWGLAGQRGLERLGARDEAALAERLQQLATAEGRWQFEHAAETGAPALDRLRAAVTLWPAGAAWPEGLAETLAGDLRAPDLGGCAAAAGGGSGRCALVLADLLPQVPGPEAVFLNAAGYFSADGVQVLRRQESGDWVRGGQIVLGDRDTVSVAEMIAALRAGAPETASVTVQVLRLGRWQVGITP from the coding sequence CGGGTTCGCCTTTTGGGGGCTTTTCGACCGGTTCGAGGTGCTGGAGACCTGGCGGCTGGCGGTGCCGGCGCTGGTCGGGGCCGGGGCCTTCTTCTTTGCGACGCTGGCGATGGCGGCCGATCTGGGGCTGCGGCGGGCGGCGCTTGCGGGCGGGGCGATCGCGGCGGTGGCGGGCGGGCTTGTCGCGCTCAAGGGGCTTGGCTTCGAGAGCGGGGCGCAGATGCTGGCGACCGGGCATCTGGGCGGGGCGATGGTGGCTTTGGCGGTGATGCCGGTGCCTTTTGCCCTGGGCTGGGGGCTGGGCGGGCGCGCCGGGCTGACCGATTACCGGGTGCTCTTCACCGAAAGCTGGAACATTGTCGTGCGCTATGTCTCGGCGGGGCTGTTCGTGGCGACGGCGCTTCTGGTGCTGTGGCTGCTGGGCGCGCTGTTGCAGCTGGTGGGCGTGACGGTGCTGCATGACGTGCTGCGCGACGATCTGGGGCTGTGGCTGATTTCGGGCGCGGTGCTGGGGCTGGCCTTTTCGGTGGTGACGGAGCTGTCGGACACGGTCTCTCCTTATCTTCTGTTGCGGCTGTTGCGGCTTTTGACGCCGCTGGTGCTGGGCGTCGTGGTGGTCTTTGTCGCGGCGCTGCCGCTGCGCGGCCTGGGCGCGCTTTTTGGCGAGATCTCGGCGGCCTCGGCGCTTTTGGCGACGGCGATCGCGGCGATCGGGCTGATCTCGATCGTGGCGGACGAGGATGATGTCGAGGCGGCGCAGGGGCTGATCCTGACGCTTTCGGCGCGCGGGCTGATGGCTTTGGTGCCGGTGCTGGCGGGGCTGGCGATCTGGGCGCTGGCCCTGCGGATCGGGCAATATGGCTGGACGCCGGAGCGGGTGGCGGCCTCGGCGCTGGCCTTCGTGGTGGCGGGCTACGGGCTGGGCTATCTGCTGGCGCTGGGTCTGGGGGGGCGCTGGCGGGCGGCGCTGCGGCGGGTGAACGTGGCAATGGCGCTGGCGATCCTGGCGCTGGCGGTGCTGTGGCTGAGCCCGGGTCTCTCGCCCGAGGCGATCGCGGTGCGCTCGCAGCTGGCGCGGTTCGAGGCCGGGCGGGCGACGGTGGCGCAGCTGCCGCTGTGGGAGATGAAGCACGACTGGGGCCTTGCCGGGCAACGCGGGCTGGAGCGGCTCGGGGCGCGCGACGAGGCGGCGCTGGCCGAACGGCTGCAGCAGCTGGCAACGGCCGAGGGGCGCTGGCAGTTCGAGCATGCGGCTGAAACCGGGGCGCCCGCGCTTGACCGGCTGCGGGCGGCGGTGACGCTGTGGCCTGCGGGCGCGGCCTGGCCCGAGGGGCTGGCCGAGACGCTGGCGGGGGATCTGCGGGCGCCGGATCTGGGCGGCTGTGCCGCGGCGGCGGGCGGCGGCAGCGGCCGCTGCGCGCTGGTTCTGGCCGATCTTTTGCCGCAAGTGCCCGGACCGGAGGCGGTTTTCCTGAATGCGGCCGGGTATTTCAGCGCCGATGGCGTGCAGGTCCTGCGGCGGCAGGAGAGCGGCGACTGGGTCCGGGGCGGGCAGATCGTGCTGGGCGACAGGGACACGGTCTCGGTGGCCGAGATGATCGCGGCGCTGCGCGCGGGGGCGCCGGAGACGGCCTCGGTGACGGTGCAGGTGCTGCGGCTGGGCCGCTGGCAGGTCGGCATCACGCCGTGA